One region of Gigantopelta aegis isolate Gae_Host chromosome 7, Gae_host_genome, whole genome shotgun sequence genomic DNA includes:
- the LOC121377568 gene encoding uncharacterized protein LOC121377568 isoform X2 produces MDHAYINGNLNAGMGDEFMVAADLTLYGNPLRCLTSRKKKPEPKPEQAKEQKPEKKADQPSNQDKKGGEKTTREKELNMERKCSNEEDLIAALDKINSDSNETIAADLTKYNSPLDDKI; encoded by the coding sequence ATGGTAACCTGAATGCTGGTATGGGGGATGAGTTCATGGTGGCCGCAGATCTGACTCTGTACGGAAACCCGCTCAGATGTCTCACCAGCCGGAAGAAGAAGCCAGAACCGAAACCGGAGCAGGCGAAGGAACAGAAGCCGGAAAAGAAAGCGGACCAGCCGTCCAACCAGGACAAGAAAGGCGGGGAAAAGACGACACGAGAGAAAGAGTTAAACATGGAAAGAAAATGTTCCAATGAAGAAGATTTGATCGCTGCACTGGACAAGATAAATTCCGACAGCAACGAGACGATTGCTGCGGACCTGACCAAGTACAATAGCCCATTGGACGACAAGATCTGA
- the LOC121377568 gene encoding uncharacterized protein LOC121377568 isoform X1, with protein MSDDGPDGNLNAGMGDEFMVAADLTLYGNPLRCLTSRKKKPEPKPEQAKEQKPEKKADQPSNQDKKGGEKTTREKELNMERKCSNEEDLIAALDKINSDSNETIAADLTKYNSPLDDKI; from the coding sequence ATGGTAACCTGAATGCTGGTATGGGGGATGAGTTCATGGTGGCCGCAGATCTGACTCTGTACGGAAACCCGCTCAGATGTCTCACCAGCCGGAAGAAGAAGCCAGAACCGAAACCGGAGCAGGCGAAGGAACAGAAGCCGGAAAAGAAAGCGGACCAGCCGTCCAACCAGGACAAGAAAGGCGGGGAAAAGACGACACGAGAGAAAGAGTTAAACATGGAAAGAAAATGTTCCAATGAAGAAGATTTGATCGCTGCACTGGACAAGATAAATTCCGACAGCAACGAGACGATTGCTGCGGACCTGACCAAGTACAATAGCCCATTGGACGACAAGATCTGA